In Nocardioides cavernae, a single genomic region encodes these proteins:
- a CDS encoding enoyl-CoA hydratase/isomerase family protein, with protein sequence MTPEELAAVGLRLDVDGAVATITLDRPEVRNAQTPAMWLALGELGASLPDDVRVVVVTGEGDTFSAGLDRAMLDPANAGEGTVLGLLALSDEDASARIEEFQRGFTWLRDPRFVSIAKVRGHAIGAGFQLALSCDLRVVADDAKFSMKESALGLVPDLTGTKPLVEHVGYARALEICATARVVTGEEAARIGLATTCVPAAGLDAAVADLVAALVSPMPGVVTETKTLLQGAADRDLDEQRRLEREAQVRRFRALAAAFAG encoded by the coding sequence ATGACTCCCGAAGAGCTCGCCGCGGTCGGCCTCCGCCTCGACGTGGACGGCGCCGTCGCCACGATCACCCTGGACCGTCCCGAGGTGCGCAACGCGCAGACCCCGGCCATGTGGCTGGCGCTCGGCGAGCTCGGCGCCTCGCTGCCCGACGACGTACGCGTCGTGGTGGTCACGGGGGAGGGCGACACCTTCTCGGCCGGCCTCGACCGCGCGATGCTCGACCCGGCCAACGCGGGGGAGGGCACGGTGCTCGGGCTGCTGGCGCTGAGCGACGAGGACGCCTCGGCCCGGATCGAGGAGTTCCAGCGCGGCTTCACGTGGCTGCGCGACCCGCGCTTCGTCTCGATCGCCAAGGTGCGCGGCCACGCCATCGGTGCCGGCTTCCAGCTCGCCCTGTCGTGCGACCTCCGGGTGGTCGCCGACGACGCCAAGTTCTCGATGAAGGAGTCGGCCCTCGGCCTGGTGCCTGACCTCACCGGCACCAAGCCGTTGGTCGAGCACGTCGGCTACGCCCGGGCGCTGGAGATCTGCGCGACCGCCCGCGTCGTGACAGGGGAGGAGGCCGCACGGATCGGCCTCGCCACGACCTGTGTGCCGGCGGCCGGGCTCGACGCCGCCGTCGCCGACCTTGTTGCCGCGCTGGTGTCGCCGATGCCGGGTGTCGTCACCGAGACCAAGACGCTGCTCCAGGGCGCGGCCGACCGCGACCTCGACGAGCAGCGGCGCCTGGAGCGGGAGGCGCAGGTACGCCGGTTCCGCGCGCTCGCCGCCGCCTTCGCGGGCTGA
- a CDS encoding ABC transporter ATP-binding protein yields MSMGPGAGGPPWRHLRSDRSVVDNKIERRTLRRVLGFARPHRRLIEAFLAVTVVDAALVVAPPLLLKAIIDDGVQAGNTSLVVWLAVLVAVVAVVDAGFGLITGWLSSRIGEGLIYDLRTRVFAHVQRQSLAFFTRTQTGALVSRLNNDVIGAQRAFTSTLQGTVSNIIAAVVVGVTMLFLSWPVTLLCVALFPILLLASRVVGDRLASLSRQQMDGNADLGNAMTERFNVGGAMLLKLFGRREAEDVAYAEKAAVVRDLGIRISLLTRIFFAAMTLVPSLATALVYGIGGWLAIRGDLSVGTIVALGVLLTRLLGPLQGLSNVRIDVMTALVSFDRVFEVLDLPSLIQEKPDAVVLAPSASRLEFDHVAFTYPRADEISLASLETVARTESRDTGQVLHEVTFTAAPGQMVALVGPSGAGKTTVTHLVARLYDVESGAVRVGGHDVRDVTLQSLEDVVGYVTQDAHMFHDTIRANLLYARPSASEADVWGALEAAQIAALVRSLPDGLDTVVGDRGYRLSGGERQRLAIARLLLKAPAIVVLDEATAHLDSESEAAVQQALDAALEGRTSLVIAHRLSTVRNADLILVLDDGRVVQQGTHAELLAAGGLYATLHATQFREERSEVVPG; encoded by the coding sequence ATGTCGATGGGACCGGGCGCAGGTGGCCCGCCGTGGCGACACCTGCGCAGTGACCGGAGCGTCGTCGACAACAAGATCGAGCGGCGCACGCTGCGCCGGGTGCTCGGTTTCGCGCGCCCGCACCGTCGGCTGATCGAGGCGTTCCTGGCCGTGACGGTGGTCGACGCGGCGCTCGTCGTCGCCCCGCCGCTGCTGCTGAAGGCGATCATCGACGACGGTGTGCAGGCCGGCAACACCTCGCTCGTGGTGTGGCTCGCCGTCCTGGTGGCGGTGGTCGCCGTCGTCGACGCCGGCTTCGGGCTGATCACGGGCTGGCTGTCGAGCCGCATCGGCGAGGGGCTGATCTACGACCTCCGCACCCGCGTCTTCGCCCACGTGCAGCGGCAGTCGCTCGCCTTCTTCACGCGTACGCAGACCGGCGCGCTCGTCAGCCGCCTCAACAACGACGTCATCGGTGCGCAGCGGGCGTTCACCTCCACGCTGCAGGGCACCGTCTCCAACATCATCGCGGCCGTCGTCGTGGGTGTGACGATGCTCTTCCTCAGCTGGCCGGTCACGCTGCTGTGCGTCGCGCTCTTCCCGATCCTGCTCCTCGCCTCGCGCGTGGTGGGCGACCGCCTCGCCAGCCTCTCCCGCCAGCAGATGGACGGCAACGCCGACCTCGGCAACGCCATGACCGAGCGGTTCAACGTCGGCGGCGCGATGCTCCTCAAGCTCTTCGGGCGCCGCGAGGCCGAGGACGTCGCCTACGCCGAGAAGGCCGCGGTGGTGCGCGACCTCGGCATCCGGATCTCCCTGCTCACCCGCATCTTCTTCGCCGCGATGACGCTCGTGCCGTCGCTGGCGACCGCGCTCGTCTACGGCATCGGCGGCTGGTTGGCCATCCGGGGCGACCTGTCCGTCGGCACCATCGTCGCCCTCGGCGTCCTGCTGACCCGCCTGCTCGGCCCGCTGCAGGGCCTCTCCAACGTCCGCATCGACGTGATGACCGCGCTGGTCAGCTTCGACCGGGTCTTCGAGGTCCTCGACCTGCCGTCCCTCATCCAGGAGAAGCCCGACGCCGTCGTCCTGGCACCGTCGGCCTCCCGCCTCGAGTTCGACCACGTCGCGTTCACCTACCCGCGCGCCGACGAGATCTCGCTCGCCTCGCTCGAGACCGTCGCCCGCACCGAGTCGCGTGACACCGGGCAGGTGCTGCACGAGGTCACCTTCACCGCCGCGCCTGGCCAGATGGTCGCCCTCGTCGGTCCGTCCGGAGCCGGCAAGACCACGGTCACGCACCTCGTCGCCCGGCTCTACGACGTCGAGTCCGGTGCGGTGCGCGTCGGCGGCCACGACGTCCGCGACGTCACCCTCCAGTCGCTGGAGGACGTCGTCGGCTACGTCACCCAGGACGCGCACATGTTCCACGACACCATCCGCGCCAACCTGCTCTACGCCCGGCCTTCCGCGTCCGAGGCCGACGTCTGGGGCGCGCTCGAGGCCGCGCAGATCGCGGCGCTGGTGCGGTCGCTGCCCGACGGCCTCGACACGGTCGTGGGCGACCGGGGCTACCGGCTCAGCGGGGGAGAGCGGCAGCGGCTCGCGATCGCCCGGCTCCTGCTCAAGGCGCCGGCCATCGTGGTGCTCGACGAGGCCACCGCCCACCTCGACAGCGAGTCCGAGGCCGCGGTCCAGCAGGCGCTCGATGCCGCTCTCGAGGGACGTACGTCGCTGGTGATCGCGCACCGGCTCTCCACGGTGCGCAACGCCGACCTCATCCTCGTCCTCGACGACGGCCGCGTCGTGCAGCAGGGCACCCACGCCGAGCTGCTCGCCGCCGGCGGGCTCTACGCGACGCTCCACGCCACGCAATTCCGCGAGGAGCGGTCCGAGGTCGTCCCCGGCTGA
- a CDS encoding SDR family oxidoreductase, with protein sequence MDLQLTDRVFIVTGGARGLGRATADVLVAEGARVVLSGRSQESLDEATDALDELAGRRSAVGIVADNADREAPGRLLAAADEAFGRVDGALISVGGPPKGPVTAISDDQWSAAFESVFLGAVRLARELGTALPEGGSLGLVLSSSVRAPLPEMAISNGLRPGLAMVAKTLADELGPRGVRVNGLLPGRIATERVAELDASTGDPEAARRAAEASIPLGRYGRPQEFGAVAAFVLSPAASFLTGVMLPVDGGLLRAL encoded by the coding sequence ATGGACCTGCAGCTGACCGATCGAGTCTTCATCGTCACCGGCGGGGCCCGTGGGCTCGGTCGCGCGACCGCCGACGTGCTGGTCGCCGAGGGGGCCCGCGTCGTGCTCTCCGGGCGCTCCCAGGAGTCGCTCGACGAGGCCACCGACGCGCTCGACGAGCTAGCGGGGCGCCGGTCGGCGGTCGGCATCGTGGCCGACAACGCAGACCGCGAGGCCCCAGGGCGGCTGCTCGCTGCGGCGGACGAGGCGTTCGGTCGGGTGGACGGAGCCCTGATCAGCGTCGGCGGGCCACCGAAGGGCCCGGTCACCGCGATCTCCGACGACCAGTGGAGCGCCGCCTTCGAGTCCGTCTTCCTCGGCGCCGTCCGCCTCGCACGCGAGCTCGGCACCGCGCTGCCCGAAGGGGGATCGCTGGGCCTGGTGCTCTCCTCGAGCGTGCGCGCGCCGCTGCCGGAGATGGCGATCTCCAACGGGCTGCGTCCCGGTCTCGCGATGGTCGCCAAGACCCTGGCCGACGAGCTGGGCCCGCGCGGCGTACGGGTCAACGGGCTCCTGCCCGGCCGGATCGCCACCGAACGGGTCGCGGAGCTGGACGCCTCGACCGGCGACCCGGAGGCAGCGCGCCGTGCCGCGGAGGCGTCCATCCCCCTGGGGCGCTACGGCAGGCCGCAGGAGTTCGGCGCGGTCGCCGCCTTCGTGCTGTCGCCGGCGGCGTCATTCCTGACGGGCGTGATGCTCCCGGTCGACGGCGGACTCCTCCGCGCCCTCTGA
- a CDS encoding SURF1 family cytochrome oxidase biogenesis protein — protein MHKLRFLVSRRWIAFALVVVFLAWVAWRLGEWQFHRLADRQERNEIIQRNEKAGADPVADVLAPGRAVAAADEWRIVEATGTYAVEDTVVVRYRTRDGAAGVDVVVPLELDDGTSLLVDRGWFATDNRGATTADVPAPPDGEVDVTGWVRRDAEGDSTEVTDQSTRAVDSARIGEALDREVLSGWVDLRSESPEPATPLQPVELPELDNGPHFFYGLQWWFFGALAIFGFFYLIYDEWRGGRGPWGNQESPAPEPTRAGRAEPARPRRRTWRERLDSGDDQRDDSEGAEESAVDREHHARQE, from the coding sequence GTGCACAAGCTGCGGTTCCTGGTCTCACGCCGCTGGATCGCCTTCGCGCTGGTGGTCGTCTTCCTGGCGTGGGTCGCGTGGCGGCTCGGCGAGTGGCAGTTCCACCGGCTCGCCGACCGGCAGGAACGCAACGAGATCATCCAGCGCAACGAGAAGGCCGGCGCCGACCCGGTCGCCGACGTGCTGGCCCCCGGCCGGGCTGTCGCCGCGGCCGACGAGTGGCGCATCGTCGAGGCCACGGGGACGTACGCCGTCGAGGACACCGTGGTCGTCCGCTACCGCACCCGCGACGGTGCCGCCGGCGTCGACGTCGTCGTCCCGCTCGAGCTCGACGACGGTACGAGCCTGCTGGTCGACCGCGGCTGGTTCGCCACCGACAACCGTGGAGCCACGACCGCCGACGTACCCGCACCGCCGGACGGGGAGGTCGACGTCACCGGCTGGGTACGCCGTGACGCCGAGGGCGACAGCACCGAGGTCACCGACCAGTCCACCCGCGCCGTCGACAGCGCGCGCATCGGCGAGGCGCTGGACCGCGAGGTGCTCAGCGGCTGGGTCGACCTGCGTTCGGAGTCGCCCGAGCCCGCGACCCCGCTGCAGCCGGTCGAGCTCCCGGAGCTCGACAACGGGCCGCACTTCTTCTACGGGCTCCAGTGGTGGTTCTTCGGCGCCCTGGCGATCTTCGGCTTCTTCTACCTCATCTACGACGAGTGGCGCGGCGGCCGCGGCCCTTGGGGCAACCAGGAGTCCCCCGCGCCCGAGCCGACCCGCGCCGGCAGGGCGGAGCCGGCCCGACCGCGACGCCGTACGTGGCGCGAGCGGCTGGACTCGGGGGACGACCAACGGGACGACTCAGAGGGCGCGGAGGAGTCCGCCGTCGACCGGGAGCATCACGCCCGTCAGGAATGA
- the moaA gene encoding GTP 3',8-cyclase MoaA: protein MTTPLADRFGRVATDLRVSLTDRCNLRCNYCMPAEGLDWLPTEETLTDDEVVRLITIGVERLGIREVRFTGGEPLLRRGLVDIVGRTHALGVETSLTTNALGLSRTAQALADAGLDRINASIDSVRPETFATITRRDRLKDVVAGLEAARAAGLGPIKLNAVLLRGTNDDQAAELLRWSIAQDYELRFIEQMPLDAQHGWSRESMVTADEIHQALAAEFTLTPHGEPRGSAPAELFDVDGGPATVGIIASVTRPFCGDCDRVRLTADGQVRNCLFAREESDLRTALRSDADDEEIAERWVIAMRGKRAGHGIDDETFLQPDRPMSAIGG, encoded by the coding sequence GTGACGACACCCCTGGCGGACCGCTTCGGCCGCGTGGCCACGGACCTTCGGGTCTCGCTGACCGACCGGTGCAACCTCCGGTGCAACTACTGCATGCCGGCCGAGGGACTCGACTGGCTACCCACCGAGGAGACACTGACCGACGACGAGGTCGTCCGGCTGATCACGATCGGCGTGGAGCGGCTCGGCATCCGCGAGGTGCGGTTCACCGGCGGCGAGCCGCTGCTGCGCCGGGGACTGGTCGACATCGTGGGCCGTACGCACGCGCTCGGCGTCGAGACGTCGCTCACCACCAACGCCCTCGGGCTCTCGCGCACCGCGCAGGCCCTCGCCGACGCCGGCCTCGACCGGATCAACGCCAGCATCGACTCGGTGCGACCGGAGACCTTCGCGACCATCACGCGTCGCGACCGGCTCAAGGACGTCGTGGCCGGCCTCGAGGCCGCCAGGGCCGCGGGGCTCGGGCCGATCAAGCTCAACGCCGTCCTGCTGCGCGGCACCAACGACGACCAGGCGGCCGAGCTGCTCCGCTGGAGCATCGCGCAGGACTACGAGCTCCGGTTCATCGAGCAGATGCCGCTCGACGCCCAGCACGGCTGGAGCCGCGAGTCGATGGTCACCGCCGACGAGATCCACCAGGCCCTCGCCGCCGAGTTCACCCTGACGCCCCACGGCGAGCCCCGGGGCAGCGCCCCGGCCGAGCTCTTCGACGTCGACGGCGGGCCGGCGACCGTCGGGATCATCGCCTCGGTCACTCGCCCGTTCTGCGGCGACTGCGACCGCGTCCGGCTCACCGCCGACGGCCAGGTGCGCAACTGCCTCTTCGCCCGCGAGGAGTCCGACCTCCGTACGGCGCTGCGCTCCGACGCCGACGACGAGGAGATTGCCGAGCGGTGGGTCATCGCCATGCGCGGCAAGCGTGCCGGCCACGGCATCGACGACGAGACCTTCCTCCAGCCCGACCGCCCGATGTCCGCGATCGGCGGGTGA
- a CDS encoding acetone carboxylase, whose translation MDLDRDICSAKGCQADAVWDLQWNNPKIHTPERRKSWLACDEHRASLSDFLGARGFLKDVVPHAPAG comes from the coding sequence ATGGACCTCGACCGTGACATCTGCTCGGCCAAGGGCTGCCAGGCCGACGCCGTGTGGGACCTCCAGTGGAACAACCCGAAGATCCACACCCCCGAGCGCCGCAAGTCCTGGCTCGCCTGCGACGAGCACCGGGCCTCGCTCTCGGACTTCCTCGGTGCGCGCGGGTTCCTGAAGGACGTCGTCCCGCACGCTCCCGCGGGCTGA
- a CDS encoding DUF3099 domain-containing protein, translated as MAKSDAVRITTARSSAAEDMRSRQRRYAISMTIRLVCFVGAVAVGPGVLRWVLVAAAVFLPLFAVVMANANDQRDDGFSLPTSGGAHELTAHDGED; from the coding sequence ATGGCCAAGTCCGATGCCGTGCGCATCACCACGGCTCGCAGCAGCGCCGCAGAGGACATGCGGTCGCGCCAGCGCCGTTACGCCATCTCGATGACGATCCGGCTCGTGTGCTTCGTGGGCGCGGTGGCGGTCGGTCCGGGGGTCCTGCGGTGGGTCCTGGTCGCCGCCGCCGTCTTCCTTCCGCTCTTCGCGGTGGTCATGGCCAACGCGAACGACCAGCGAGACGACGGATTCAGCCTGCCGACCAGCGGCGGCGCCCACGAACTGACGGCACACGACGGTGAAGACTGA
- a CDS encoding dodecin has protein sequence MTNRTYRVTEIVGTSPDGIDQAIRNGIERAGQTLRHIDWFEVTQVRGQAKDGVVEHFQVGMKVGFRLEDE, from the coding sequence ATGACCAACCGCACCTATCGCGTCACGGAGATCGTCGGCACGTCGCCCGACGGCATCGACCAGGCGATCCGCAACGGCATCGAGCGCGCCGGCCAGACCCTGCGCCACATCGACTGGTTCGAGGTCACCCAGGTCCGCGGCCAGGCCAAGGACGGGGTCGTCGAGCACTTCCAGGTCGGCATGAAGGTCGGCTTCCGCCTCGAGGACGAGTGA
- the fabG gene encoding 3-oxoacyl-[acyl-carrier-protein] reductase, giving the protein MPGSSTPTEPRSVLVTGGNRGIGRAIAEAFIAQGDKVAVTTRNGGAPEGALDVRCDITDADQVEAAFKQVEEAHGPVEVLVANAGITKDTLLLRMSEDDWSSVIDTNLTGTFRLTKRAAKGMLRLRRGRIILISSVVGLLGSAGQVNYAASKSGLVGLARSLARELGSRSITTNVVAPGFVETDMTDVLTDEQKSAIKTQVPLGRYASPAEVASAVTWLASDGASYVTGAVIPVDGGLGMGH; this is encoded by the coding sequence ATTCCTGGATCCAGCACCCCGACCGAGCCACGATCGGTCCTGGTGACCGGTGGCAACCGCGGGATCGGCCGCGCGATCGCCGAGGCGTTCATCGCCCAGGGCGACAAGGTCGCGGTCACCACCCGCAACGGCGGCGCGCCCGAGGGCGCGCTCGACGTGCGCTGCGACATCACCGACGCCGACCAGGTCGAGGCAGCCTTCAAGCAGGTCGAGGAGGCGCACGGCCCGGTCGAGGTGCTCGTCGCCAACGCCGGCATCACCAAGGACACCCTGCTGCTCCGGATGAGCGAGGACGACTGGTCCTCGGTCATCGACACCAACCTCACCGGTACCTTCCGGCTGACCAAGCGCGCTGCCAAGGGCATGCTGCGCCTGCGCCGGGGCCGGATCATCCTCATCTCCTCGGTCGTCGGGCTGCTCGGCTCGGCCGGCCAGGTCAACTACGCCGCCTCCAAGTCCGGTCTCGTCGGCCTGGCGCGCTCACTGGCCCGCGAGCTCGGCAGCCGGTCGATCACGACCAACGTCGTCGCGCCGGGCTTCGTGGAGACCGACATGACCGACGTGCTCACCGACGAGCAGAAGAGCGCCATCAAGACCCAGGTCCCGCTGGGCCGCTACGCCTCACCGGCCGAGGTGGCCTCGGCGGTCACCTGGCTCGCCTCCGACGGCGCGTCCTACGTCACCGGGGCCGTGATCCCGGTCGACGGCGGCCTCGGCATGGGCCACTGA
- the fabI gene encoding enoyl-ACP reductase FabI — protein sequence MGILDGKRILVAGVTMDSSIGFATAKVAQEQGATVLISNFGRALGITRRIAKRLPQEAPVLELDVTDEDHLAGLADQVREHVDGLDGVVHSIAYGNPETLLGGKFMDGPWEDVAQAVQVSAYSLKSLAVATKPLLSPGSSIVGLTFDATTAWPAYDWMGVAKAALENTSRYVARDLGPEGIRCNLVSAGPLKTLAAKAIPGFEDLESAWKDRAPLGWDESDHRPTAQAVVALLSDFFPATTGEIVHVDGGFHAMGL from the coding sequence ATGGGAATCCTCGACGGCAAGCGCATCCTCGTCGCCGGCGTCACGATGGACAGCTCCATCGGCTTCGCGACCGCGAAGGTCGCCCAGGAGCAGGGCGCCACGGTGCTGATCTCCAACTTCGGCCGCGCGCTCGGCATCACCAGGCGCATCGCGAAGCGGCTCCCGCAGGAGGCACCGGTGCTCGAGCTCGACGTGACCGACGAGGACCACCTCGCGGGTCTCGCCGACCAGGTCCGGGAGCACGTCGACGGCCTGGACGGCGTCGTCCACTCCATCGCGTACGGCAACCCGGAGACGCTGCTCGGCGGCAAGTTCATGGACGGCCCGTGGGAGGACGTGGCGCAGGCCGTGCAGGTGTCGGCGTACTCGCTCAAGTCCCTGGCCGTCGCCACCAAGCCGCTGCTGTCGCCGGGCTCGTCGATCGTCGGGCTGACCTTCGACGCGACCACCGCGTGGCCGGCGTACGACTGGATGGGCGTCGCGAAGGCGGCCCTGGAGAACACGTCCCGCTACGTCGCCCGCGACCTCGGTCCCGAGGGCATCCGCTGCAACCTGGTCTCGGCCGGCCCCCTGAAGACCCTCGCCGCCAAGGCGATCCCGGGCTTCGAGGACCTCGAGTCGGCGTGGAAGGACCGCGCGCCCCTCGGGTGGGACGAGTCCGACCACAGGCCGACCGCGCAGGCCGTCGTGGCGCTGCTCAGCGACTTCTTCCCGGCGACCACGGGCGAGATCGTGCACGTCGACGGGGGCTTCCACGCGATGGGCCTCTGA
- a CDS encoding Mur ligase family protein — MTSLVELRVLEGPNLYFPRAAVKLTLDVSTITEASEEAVLRFARRIGLRTTRPGAPGSGFRQRFALRAVERLVRAIAAEAGTRRLAVRVRPTSNPDVVIVAFPWRNRDRAQALGRAVTHALDALPTPDVEEAVSAAAAEVAAAPRGDRPGTITPTIPVVAVTGTNGKTTTSRMIAHIARTSGLVVGWSNTDGIYRDGVLVEAGDYSGPSGAGRALGLDGVQFAVTETARGGILLKGIGISRNDVSVVTNVTADHLGLQGIDTVDQLAEVKSVVPRITRKDGWSVLNGDDPRVLAMRSVISARPWIFSRDPDSPAVREVLTDGGRATTVIDGWITVLAPGADPDPLVELADVPMTLAGLSRFNIENALAAASAALAIGLARDAVVAGLTSFLPDAEHNPGRMNFFSLPAGDGQSVSVVMDLAHNEAGLEALLEIMSGVRRPGARLLLGLGAVGDRTDELIDALGEIGAKGSDVVAIGHKEWYLRGRTMDEIDALLRAGAARVGVTDIDTYTTEVACLAALVERAEPGDVVGLMCHAERQEAYAWIAEHGGTPDSPEVLSQKVRAAHR; from the coding sequence GTGACCTCTCTCGTCGAGCTGCGCGTCCTCGAAGGCCCCAACCTCTACTTCCCGCGCGCGGCGGTGAAGCTGACGCTCGACGTCTCGACGATCACCGAGGCGAGCGAGGAGGCCGTCCTGCGGTTCGCCCGACGCATCGGCCTGCGCACGACCAGGCCGGGCGCGCCCGGCTCGGGCTTCCGGCAACGGTTCGCCCTGCGGGCCGTCGAGCGGCTGGTCCGGGCCATCGCAGCGGAGGCGGGAACACGTCGCCTCGCCGTCCGCGTACGCCCGACCAGCAACCCCGACGTGGTCATCGTGGCGTTCCCGTGGCGCAACCGCGACCGGGCGCAGGCGCTCGGCCGGGCCGTCACCCACGCTCTCGACGCCCTGCCCACGCCCGACGTCGAGGAAGCCGTCAGCGCTGCGGCGGCCGAGGTCGCGGCAGCGCCCCGAGGTGACCGGCCCGGCACCATCACGCCGACGATCCCCGTGGTGGCGGTGACCGGCACCAACGGCAAGACCACGACCAGCCGGATGATCGCGCACATCGCGCGCACCAGCGGGCTGGTCGTCGGGTGGTCGAACACCGACGGCATCTACCGCGACGGCGTGCTCGTCGAGGCCGGCGACTACTCCGGGCCCTCCGGTGCCGGCCGGGCGCTCGGGCTCGACGGCGTGCAGTTCGCGGTGACCGAGACCGCCCGCGGCGGCATCCTGCTCAAGGGCATCGGCATCAGCCGCAACGACGTGTCGGTCGTGACCAACGTGACCGCCGACCACCTCGGGCTCCAGGGCATCGACACGGTCGACCAGCTCGCCGAGGTGAAGTCCGTCGTGCCGCGGATCACCCGCAAGGACGGCTGGTCGGTGCTCAACGGCGACGACCCCCGGGTGCTGGCGATGCGCAGCGTGATCTCCGCACGGCCCTGGATCTTCAGCCGCGACCCCGACTCGCCGGCCGTGCGGGAGGTGCTCACCGACGGCGGCCGGGCCACCACCGTGATCGACGGCTGGATCACCGTGCTGGCTCCGGGCGCCGACCCCGACCCGCTCGTCGAGCTCGCCGACGTGCCGATGACGCTGGCCGGGCTGTCCCGCTTCAACATCGAGAACGCCCTCGCCGCCGCGTCCGCCGCCCTCGCGATCGGTCTCGCGCGCGACGCCGTGGTCGCAGGACTGACGTCGTTCCTCCCCGACGCCGAGCACAACCCGGGCCGGATGAACTTCTTCTCGCTGCCCGCCGGCGACGGGCAGAGCGTGTCGGTCGTCATGGACCTCGCGCACAACGAGGCCGGGCTCGAGGCACTGCTGGAGATCATGTCGGGCGTACGACGTCCCGGCGCCCGCCTGCTGCTCGGCCTCGGCGCCGTCGGTGACCGCACCGACGAGCTGATCGACGCGCTCGGGGAGATCGGCGCCAAGGGCAGCGACGTCGTCGCGATCGGCCACAAGGAGTGGTACCTCCGCGGCCGCACCATGGACGAGATCGACGCCCTGCTCCGCGCCGGCGCCGCCCGGGTGGGGGTCACCGACATCGACACCTACACGACCGAGGTCGCCTGCCTCGCCGCCCTGGTCGAGCGCGCCGAGCCGGGCGACGTCGTCGGCCTCATGTGCCACGCCGAGCGGCAGGAGGCGTACGCCTGGATCGCCGAGCACGGCGGCACGCCCGACAGTCCCGAGGTCCTCTCGCAGAAGGTGCGGGCGGCACACCGCTGA
- a CDS encoding cupin domain-containing protein produces the protein MRILDLTDLPHRPIEAHGSRGFSVGAFGLSADAHLVSVALAPGGVIGRHPAVGRQLLVVLVGEAEVAGAEGVVHRLGAGQAAVWEPGELHETRSAGGVSALIVEGDLDIGAPGEQVDPGDT, from the coding sequence GTGAGGATCCTCGACCTGACGGACCTCCCGCACCGTCCGATCGAGGCGCACGGGAGCCGCGGCTTCTCCGTCGGCGCATTCGGCCTGAGCGCCGACGCCCACCTCGTGTCGGTCGCGCTCGCACCCGGCGGCGTCATCGGGAGGCACCCGGCCGTCGGCCGCCAGCTGCTCGTCGTGCTCGTGGGCGAGGCCGAGGTGGCGGGCGCGGAGGGCGTCGTACATCGGCTCGGCGCCGGCCAGGCAGCCGTCTGGGAGCCGGGAGAGCTGCACGAGACCCGGTCGGCGGGCGGCGTGTCGGCCCTGATCGTCGAGGGCGACCTCGACATCGGCGCGCCCGGTGAGCAGGTGGACCCGGGCGACACCTGA